In bacterium, a single window of DNA contains:
- the pyrK_2 gene encoding Dihydroorotate dehydrogenase B (NAD(+)), electron transfer subunit, with product MGRITDAGKRKPQMLDIVLTGIHVRSPHALELTADRLPDPITGEMLPFTFRPGQWVYLIDAQGFRADQRAFSLASAPSEATIELGIEIVPGGLFTPRVLQWRIGDEFTLRGPYGTFQLQEPLTQDLLLIGGNAGVVPLRSFVRHLAASPTPPNHRVCLLACHHHQDLAFYDEEFRTLMSAHAWFEYQPMDTGVAAPGTLPQALHVELTERNQDMPNLCYVAGVKAFTSAVEAILTEVGVPPGQLAIERFD from the coding sequence TTGGGACGTATCACCGATGCAGGCAAGCGCAAGCCCCAGATGCTGGACATCGTGCTCACTGGCATCCATGTTCGTTCGCCACACGCGCTTGAGCTGACGGCGGACCGACTCCCCGACCCGATCACGGGCGAGATGCTCCCCTTCACGTTCCGGCCCGGACAGTGGGTCTACCTCATCGATGCCCAGGGGTTCCGGGCCGACCAGCGCGCCTTCTCGCTGGCATCTGCGCCTTCAGAAGCCACCATTGAACTGGGTATCGAGATTGTCCCTGGCGGTCTCTTCACACCCCGCGTACTGCAATGGCGGATCGGAGACGAGTTCACCCTCCGGGGTCCCTATGGGACCTTCCAGTTGCAGGAGCCCCTCACACAGGACCTGCTGCTGATCGGTGGCAACGCGGGAGTCGTCCCTCTCCGGTCGTTCGTGCGCCATCTCGCGGCCAGTCCGACTCCTCCCAACCATCGGGTCTGCCTGCTGGCCTGTCACCACCATCAGGATCTGGCCTTTTACGATGAGGAGTTCCGGACATTGATGTCAGCGCACGCATGGTTCGAGTATCAGCCGATGGACACAGGCGTTGCGGCCCCTGGCACGCTGCCGCAAGCACTGCACGTCGAGCTGACAGAACGGAATCAGGACATGCCGAATCTTTGCTACGTCGCTGGGGTGAAAGCCTTCACCAGCGCTGTGGAGGCGATCCTGACGGAGGTCGGGGTCCCGCCAGGACAACTCGCGATCGAACGTTTCGATTAG
- the ykoD gene encoding putative HMP/thiamine import ATP-binding protein YkoD codes for MADPSAPLLITQGGSVQFPGTNAPSLTWPAMTIAPGERVLIAGPTGCGKTTFWSLLAGLLPTSHVTGAATTLLLGTSLPQLVPAVHGRVLGALFQTPADQLLATSCSEEIALGLRPLGLTELAIRHRAAEALSQVGLQGLSDQPPALLSGGEQQRLCLAAAIARQPAWLLLDEPFSQLDPQGARALAECLRRITTELQCGIVLTEHRLALASRCADRLLWLESGDIRADGPVTALLSQLPRPAFRPRAVAPSSAARRVQARQLEVQFVDQPRPALQLDTTLSLDGLTVLLGTNGSGKSTLLALLSGEQRPTRGTLRWHDSSRPRVALVPQQTDFRLLGGTIAQDLALTGAPKRAISEVAAALRLPDLGLPPLAMSRGERLRIALAGALLEQPDLLLLDEPTTGQDADALQRLLEILQSLTIPIVLATHDLDFARAAADQVWLLRAGTLIATGPADLLSDVALLEDVGLQEPDDG; via the coding sequence ATGGCTGATCCCTCAGCCCCATTGCTGATCACCCAGGGCGGGTCAGTCCAGTTCCCTGGCACGAACGCGCCAAGTCTCACCTGGCCTGCGATGACCATCGCGCCGGGCGAGCGGGTCCTCATCGCCGGACCCACCGGCTGCGGAAAAACCACGTTCTGGTCGCTGCTGGCTGGACTCCTCCCGACATCGCATGTCACTGGTGCGGCGACCACGCTGCTACTGGGGACGTCCCTGCCACAGCTGGTACCGGCAGTCCATGGACGGGTGCTGGGGGCACTCTTCCAGACGCCTGCGGATCAGCTCCTCGCGACTTCATGTTCCGAAGAAATCGCGCTCGGCTTGCGACCGCTGGGGTTGACTGAATTGGCGATAAGGCATCGCGCTGCTGAAGCACTTAGCCAGGTCGGACTCCAGGGCTTAAGCGACCAGCCACCGGCACTCCTTTCCGGCGGGGAGCAACAACGCCTCTGCCTCGCCGCCGCCATCGCGCGTCAGCCTGCCTGGCTCCTCCTGGATGAGCCTTTTTCCCAGCTTGACCCGCAAGGCGCCCGGGCACTTGCGGAGTGCCTGAGGCGGATCACGACCGAGCTGCAGTGCGGGATTGTGCTGACCGAGCACCGACTCGCCCTCGCTTCCCGCTGCGCGGATCGTCTGCTCTGGCTGGAGTCCGGCGATATCCGAGCCGATGGCCCGGTCACCGCACTGCTTTCGCAACTGCCCCGGCCTGCTTTCAGGCCACGCGCTGTCGCACCATCGTCAGCCGCCCGGCGGGTCCAGGCCAGGCAGCTCGAAGTGCAGTTTGTCGATCAGCCCCGACCTGCCCTGCAACTGGACACGACGCTTTCACTGGACGGCCTGACTGTCCTGCTGGGCACGAATGGGTCCGGCAAATCCACTCTGCTTGCGCTGCTGTCGGGGGAGCAGCGACCCACCCGCGGCACCCTGCGTTGGCACGACTCATCTCGCCCCCGGGTAGCCCTCGTTCCCCAACAGACTGACTTCCGGCTGTTAGGCGGCACCATCGCGCAGGATCTCGCCCTCACCGGAGCCCCGAAGCGTGCCATCAGCGAAGTCGCGGCTGCCTTGCGGCTTCCGGACCTCGGGCTCCCCCCGCTGGCGATGAGTCGGGGGGAACGACTCCGGATCGCCCTCGCCGGCGCACTGTTGGAACAACCGGACCTGCTCCTCCTCGATGAACCCACCACCGGACAGGACGCCGATGCCCTGCAGCGGCTCCTGGAAATCCTGCAGTCCCTCACGATCCCCATCGTGCTGGCGACCCATGATCTCGACTTCGCCCGGGCAGCGGCTGATCAGGTCTGGCTATTGCGCGCTGGCACCCTGATAGCCACTGGTCCTGCCGACCTGCTGTCGGATGTCGCGCTCCTCGAGGACGTGGGATTGCAGGAGCCGGACGATGGCTGA
- the ubiE_2 gene encoding Ubiquinone/menaquinone biosynthesis C-methyltransferase UbiE, giving the protein MDPATVQFGKAAGDYARHRQGFPPALFDRLQGWGIGRPGQTVIDLGTGTGTLAQGFARRGCNVLGVDKDDAMIEEASRLAREEGLRISWVTSTAENTGLPAHGSHVVSAGQCWHWFDAPAVAAEARRLLMPGGWLVVAHFDWIPLPGNIAWCTEQLIQQHNPAWQLGGGTGLHAGELADLAQGGFINLESFSFDVPVEYTPEAWRGRIRASAGIGASLPPAAVEAFDAEHAAMLATDFPGDILQIPHRVFAVLGQSPH; this is encoded by the coding sequence ATGGATCCGGCCACTGTCCAGTTCGGCAAAGCAGCGGGCGACTACGCCCGTCATCGCCAGGGCTTCCCCCCGGCCCTTTTTGATCGTCTGCAGGGCTGGGGCATTGGGCGCCCGGGGCAGACGGTGATCGACCTGGGGACTGGCACCGGGACCCTCGCGCAGGGATTTGCGCGACGGGGGTGCAATGTCCTTGGTGTGGACAAGGACGATGCCATGATTGAAGAGGCAAGCCGGTTAGCGAGGGAAGAAGGGCTGCGGATCTCGTGGGTCACATCCACGGCGGAAAATACTGGACTGCCGGCGCATGGCAGCCACGTTGTCAGCGCCGGACAATGCTGGCACTGGTTTGATGCGCCAGCGGTCGCTGCGGAAGCCCGACGACTCCTGATGCCGGGGGGCTGGCTGGTCGTGGCGCACTTCGACTGGATTCCCCTGCCGGGCAACATCGCCTGGTGCACCGAGCAACTCATTCAGCAGCACAATCCGGCATGGCAGCTGGGTGGTGGGACCGGCCTCCATGCTGGGGAACTGGCGGACCTGGCACAGGGTGGATTCATCAATCTCGAAAGCTTTTCGTTTGATGTACCTGTGGAGTACACCCCCGAAGCCTGGAGGGGACGCATCCGGGCCAGTGCCGGCATCGGTGCGAGTCTGCCACCCGCTGCAGTGGAGGCATTCGATGCCGAACATGCCGCGATGCTGGCAACTGATTTTCCCGGCGATATCCTGCAGATTCCGCATCGGGTCTTTGCGGTTCTGGGGCAGTCGCCGCACTAA
- the hemY gene encoding Protoporphyrinogen oxidase yields the protein MTLPVIIIGAGMAGLATAIALQQQGREVLVLEAGEAEGGVVRSERVDGYQIEHGPNTVQASGKNLQYLIDAIGLRQEVLYSSAAAKNRYIFREGKLCRLPSAPPGLLTTTALSGPGKWRMVQEPWQPRPSRRDAEESVAAFMERRLGPEAVAYLVDPFISGIYAGEARQLEVASAFPALVEFESSAGSLMRGAMAARKQAKRAGEPAPPKGLLSFRTGLQRLPQRLAELLGDRLHCQTPVEGLSPRDGGWEVVAGGESWRASEVVMATPAVVSAKLIDALDPKLSGLLREIPYAPIAGVHLGYPDAAFAQIPSGFGVLIPRNQGIPLLGALFLSSLFPERAPAGHTLLTCFIGGFTNPGALELDDAALVRQVHEALSQILGVRTGPTWQRIVRWRQAIPQYVPGHGVRMEGVRQRLQQQQGLHLVGNFDGGISLDQVAGNGLKLAERMRQ from the coding sequence ATGACGCTGCCGGTCATCATCATCGGGGCAGGCATGGCGGGACTCGCGACCGCAATTGCACTTCAGCAGCAGGGACGGGAAGTCCTGGTCCTGGAGGCCGGAGAGGCTGAGGGAGGAGTTGTGCGGTCCGAACGTGTCGATGGCTATCAGATTGAGCATGGCCCGAACACGGTCCAGGCTTCCGGCAAAAACCTGCAGTACCTGATCGATGCCATAGGGCTGCGGCAGGAAGTGCTCTACTCCTCTGCTGCGGCGAAAAATCGATACATCTTCCGGGAGGGGAAGCTCTGCAGGCTCCCTTCAGCTCCGCCGGGACTGCTGACCACGACGGCGTTGAGTGGGCCTGGCAAGTGGCGGATGGTGCAGGAGCCCTGGCAACCCCGACCGTCCCGCCGGGATGCAGAGGAGTCGGTGGCGGCGTTCATGGAGCGTCGCCTCGGTCCGGAAGCGGTCGCCTACCTGGTGGACCCCTTCATATCGGGCATCTATGCCGGTGAGGCGCGACAGCTGGAGGTCGCTTCGGCGTTTCCAGCGCTGGTGGAGTTTGAGTCGTCGGCGGGCTCCCTGATGCGGGGGGCGATGGCAGCCCGCAAGCAGGCGAAGCGGGCGGGCGAGCCCGCACCGCCGAAGGGACTGCTGTCGTTCCGGACCGGGCTGCAGCGATTGCCGCAACGGCTCGCGGAGTTGCTGGGGGATCGGCTGCACTGCCAGACACCAGTAGAGGGTCTTTCTCCCAGGGATGGGGGGTGGGAGGTCGTGGCAGGAGGGGAGTCCTGGCGGGCATCGGAGGTCGTCATGGCGACTCCGGCAGTGGTTTCAGCGAAGCTTATCGATGCGCTGGACCCAAAACTTTCAGGGCTATTGCGGGAGATTCCCTACGCCCCGATTGCCGGCGTGCATCTGGGGTATCCCGATGCGGCCTTTGCCCAGATCCCATCAGGATTCGGTGTTTTGATCCCGCGAAATCAGGGGATTCCGTTACTGGGTGCACTGTTTCTCTCCAGCCTGTTTCCTGAGCGCGCGCCTGCGGGTCATACGCTGCTGACCTGCTTTATCGGCGGCTTCACGAACCCCGGTGCACTGGAGCTTGATGATGCCGCGCTGGTGAGGCAGGTCCACGAAGCGCTTTCGCAGATCCTGGGAGTCCGCACGGGGCCCACCTGGCAGCGGATTGTCCGGTGGCGGCAGGCGATACCCCAGTATGTGCCCGGACATGGTGTCCGGATGGAAGGGGTACGTCAGAGACTCCAACAGCAACAGGGACTCCATCTGGTCGGGAATTTCGATGGCGGGATCAGTCTGGATCAGGTGGCCGGGAATGGGCTGAAGCTCGCGGAGCGGATGCGTCAGTAG